In the Bacillus amyloliquefaciens DSM 7 = ATCC 23350 genome, ACTTCAAAGTTTTGAACGGCATTCGGATCAGTCGGGTTCAATCCGATATTTAACGTTCCTTCCAGCCGTTCAATTTTCAGCTGATCAAATTTATACTCGAGCCGATCGATTCTTGTGGATGGCGGCTGCTGTTTCAGCGTTGAAATTTCGTTCTGAAACTCTTTCAGCTGCCGTTCGAGCTCCTGAATCTGAAGCGCCTGCTGCTGGACGAAGGAATTTAAATTCTGCAGGTAGGATGAAACCGATTGATCATACATGACATTCACCTCGCGTCTCGTTTCCTTCATTGAACTACCGGCTTGGCGGCTGGAGCGGTACAAATGATGAGGTGCCGGGACCTCCCCCTGTTGTTGCAGTCTGCCCCGCGGTGACAGGCGGCGCCGGCTCTACATAACTCCCTGTGTCATACAGGTTGGAAAGAGCTTTAATTGAACCGGCGCTCCCGATTTGCAGTATGGAGGAATTGCTGACAGATTCTACACGCATGTAATTGATATGGATCGACTGATTGACGTAAAAATTCATACGGCGCCTCCTTTATGCGTTACCTGCCATCGGCTGATCGATTACATCATTATCGTACACATTCGTTGAATTCCTGTAATTCGTCAGTGTGAGATTGTCTCCGGTATTGAAGCTGCCCGCTCCGGCAAATGTCTTAACCTCTGCTTTTGGAGAAATGGTGATGCAGTCGCCTATATGAACGACTCCGCTCGTACCGACGGCATTAATTTTAAACGCTCCGACAATTGCGGGCATACGAGCACATCCTTTTCGTAAAGATTTTCATGGAATACACTCCAGGAGCTTATTTGGGCTGCCTGCCTAAAATAGCTTATGACAAACGCACATTTTTGTGAGCGGAAAAATCTCAGACATAAAAAAACACCGGCGCTTTACGCGTGCCGGGTCTTAAAAGCAAATGGTTCAAATCTATATTCATATCGTGTTTATGAGAAAGCCTCTTTTTTCCCTACAGTGTAATCCGGCTGAAGCTGTGCGGCCGGGTTCAGCCCGCTGTCTTTCGTTTGTTGGATGAGCCCGCCCCGGCACCCGTTTAAGAGGCTGTCCAGCTCTTGGCTGCACCTGATGGTCTCCCTCGCATTGATTCCGAATTTTTGCGCTGTCTCGAATAAAGTCAATCTTTTTTCTTCAATTTTACTGTTCATCGTGTGGTCTCCAATTCTCGATTATTTTGGAAAACATAGGATGGTAATAGTATAACCCATTTTGGCTGAGAAGGTTTTATTTCGTCAATATGACTGAAAAAGTGACAATTTTTGATACTCTTTTACGAATATTTTCAGCCTGTTCAAAAGAGGATTTTCCGCCCGGAGAAAGAATACATAAAGGAATGCCAGATTTAAAAATGATGGGGGATTAACATGAAATTTGCGACAGGGGAACTGAACAGCCGGAAATTTGTCGGCCTGATCATGGATGATGACAAAA is a window encoding:
- a CDS encoding spore germination protein GerPB, whose amino-acid sequence is MNFYVNQSIHINYMRVESVSNSSILQIGSAGSIKALSNLYDTGSYVEPAPPVTAGQTATTGGGPGTSSFVPLQPPSR
- a CDS encoding spore germination protein, producing the protein MPAIVGAFKINAVGTSGVVHIGDCITISPKAEVKTFAGAGSFNTGDNLTLTNYRNSTNVYDNDVIDQPMAGNA